In Drosophila pseudoobscura strain MV-25-SWS-2005 chromosome 4, UCI_Dpse_MV25, whole genome shotgun sequence, the following proteins share a genomic window:
- the LOC6903235 gene encoding casein kinase I-like, with protein MENRVAGGKYRAIERIGGGAFGEVYSGICVEDNTEVAIKIEPHDSKSPQLANEAIVCQKLGDSRGFPTFFYYGSEQNFKVMVVELLGPSLYDLYLKCSRHFSLKTILMLASQMMARLEAIHAIGYIHRDVKPENFLMGRGDKCNKVFLIDFGMSHPYRDFATNKHIVYSPTCSIFGTLRFLSVRAQNGNEQSRRDDLESLMYCLIYFYKGLPWIGLSAASDKQKTEMVAEMKRSTKIDDLCGGFPPMIAMLMKYIRNLRFEDEPDYVYMRMMLRVLSLDLAYVYDLRFDWTQLEEQQNRDHESTEPESTVQSSSVYRSCLNSPDVGV; from the coding sequence ATGGAGAACCGAGTGGCGGGCGGCAAGTACCGGGCGATCGAGCGAATCGGTGGGGGAGCCTTCGGCGAGGTATACAGTGGCATTTGCGTGGAGGACAACACCGAGGTGGCCATCAAGATTGAGCCACACGATTCGAAGAGCCCGCAGCTGGCGAACGAGGCCATAGTGTGCCAGAAGTTGGGCGACAGTCGAGGGTTTCCCACCTTCTTTTACTACGGCAGCGAGCAGAACTTCAAGGTCATGGTGGTAGAGCTCCTGGGGCCATCGCTGTACGATCTCTACCTCAAGTGCAGCCGCCACTTTTCCCTGAAGACCATCCTGATGCTCGCCAGCCAGATGATGGCCCGGCTGGAGGCCATCCACGCCATCGGATACATCCATCGCGACGTCAAGCCGGAGAACTTCCTGATGGGACGGGGCGACAAGTGCAACAAGGTGTTTCTGATCGACTTTGGAATGTCGCATCCTTACAGGGATTTCGCCACGAACAAGCATATTGTCTATTCCCCGACGTGCTCTATATTTGGCACCTTGCGCTTTTTATCCGTCCGTGCCCAGAACGGCAACGAGCAGTCGCGTCGCGATGACCTGGAGTCCCTCATGTACTGCCTGATATACTTCTACAAGGGCCTGCCGTGGATCGGGCTCTCCGCCGCCAGCGACAAGCAGAAGACTGAGATGGTCGCAGAGATGAAGAGGAGCACGAAGATCGACGATCTGTGCGGCGGGTTTCCGCCCATGATCGCCATGCTCATGAAGTACATCCGCAACCTGCGCTTCGAGGACGAACCCGACTACGTGTACATGCGCATGATGCTCCGCGTCCTCTCTCTGGATCTGGCCTACGTGTACGACCTCAGATTCGATTGGAcccagctggaggagcagcaaaacAGAGACCATGAGTCAACGGAACCAGAATCCACGGTACAGTCTTCCTCTGTCTACAGGTCTTGCCTCAACAGCCCAGATGTAGGTGTTTGA
- the LOC4817672 gene encoding casein kinase I-like, whose protein sequence is MKSQTQAPMEDSTPSGRNRKPSLHLDNQLVGGKYRVVKRIGSGSFGDIYLGVCLKDASEVAIKVERNEAKYPQLAYEAKVYQKLAKNPGFPTLKHFGCEQHFKAMVIELLGPSLEELFSTCKRRFSLKTVLMVADQLLSRLENLHTIGFIHRDIKPDNFLMGTGKQAHKLFLIDFGLSKRYLDAESLLHIPFRKDRNLTGTVRYASVNAQKGIEQSRRDDLESMCHCLMYFNLGKLPWQGITAANKKQKYEMILEKKSGTKIEELCKAFPSEFAVFMKYVRSMRFNEDPDYNYMRQLFRLLSRSLNYQYDNVFDWSLLKQQKLERQRERDQERARGITGARLSLAKKGDHLPLGSGRKFSHCAVGDRSTTCIRK, encoded by the coding sequence ATGAAGTCTCAGACACAAGCACCGATGGAGGACAGCACTCCCTCTGGACGCAACCGAAAGCCGTCGCTGCACTTGGACAACCAGCTGGTCGGCGGCAAGTACCGGGTGGTGAAGCGCATCGGGTCGGGCTCCTTTGGCGACATCTACCTGGGGGTCTGCTTGAAGGACGCCTCCGAGGTGGCCATCAAGGTGGAGAGGAACGAGGCCAAGTATCCGCAGCTGGCGTACGAGGCGAAGGTGTACCAGAAGCTGGCCAAGAACCCGGGGTTTCCCACCCTCAAGCACTTCGGCTGCGAGCAGCACTTCAAGGCCATGGTGATCGAGCTGCTGGGACCCTCGCTGGAGGAGCTATTTTCCACGTGCAAGCGCCGCTTCTCACTGAAGACGGTGCTGATGGTCGCCGATCAGCTGCTGTCCCGTCTGGAGAACCTCCACACCATCGGATTCATCCACCGCGACATCAAGCCGGACAACTTCCTGATGGGCACGGGCAAGCAGGCCCACAAGCTGTTCCTCATCGACTTTGGTCTGTCCAAGCGATACCTGGACGCCGAGTCGCTCCTGCACATACCCTTCCGCAAGGATCGCAACCTGACGGGCACCGTGCGCTACGCGTCCGTCAACGCCCAGAAGGGGATCGAGCAGTCGCGGCGCGACGATCTGGAGTCGATGTGCCACTGCCTGATGTACTTCAATCTGGGCAAGCTGCCGTGGCAGGGCATCACCGCCGCCAACAAGAAGCAGAAGTACGAGATGATTCTGGAGAAGAAGAGCGGCACCAAGATCGAGGAGCTCTGCAAGGCGTTCCCCTCCGAGTTCGCCGTGTTCATGAAGTACGTCCGCAGCATGCGCTTCAACGAGGATCCCGACTACAACTACATGCGTCAGCTGTTCCGCCTCCTATCGCGCTCCCTGAACTACCAGTACGACAACGTGTTCGACTGGTCGCTgctgaagcagcagaagctggaGCGGCAGCGCGAGCGCGACCAGGAGCGGGCCCGTGGGATCACCGGGGCGCGTCTGTCGCTGGCCAAGAAGGGCGACCACTTGCCGCTCGGCTCCGGGCGCAAGTTCAGCCACTGTGCCGTGGGCGATCGCTCGACAACCTGCATCAGAAAGTGA